A single genomic interval of Spinacia oleracea cultivar Varoflay chromosome 6, BTI_SOV_V1, whole genome shotgun sequence harbors:
- the LOC130463218 gene encoding uncharacterized protein — translation MSRVGPVDLGNPDHVALLEWFRAKTTREPLHWLPNFHYITQEALLAAAGLSRIYDRAYGEAAIDPQKLGYSLEGEVLESCPPYDFKASNPRQPRLDSYKFSDHALAHLEDVRADPWSSDRPGEAVPRQTVLPELVTTSDPGPEVTVTAPVVSSASSPPSFTLPEESRRLKKRKSSEEETSQEGKSALREGSPKKKKKKKSSKVTPCPEVLEFLSQRPFLTREKVQQVVASDPSLAEAGERYLARQEKEMVLPENLRRFIPLPGQWLKSVVVLVTNDPVDQPLAKETDVPSPLKPLTPTEVFVEEITHELEQGEVDIPMVPTEGTASGEAAAAEMGEDPQTPPRVVVEISDSEAAENPTSVAEGAE, via the exons ATGTCTAGGGTTGGCCCGGTCGATCTGGGGAATCCGGATCATGTTGCTCTTCTGGAGTGGTTCCGAGCGAAAACGACTAGGGAGCCTTTGCATTGGCTTCCTAACTTCCATTATATCACTCAGGAGGCTCTCCTCGCTGCTGCCGGTCTCAGTCGGATCTATGATAGGG CGTACGGCGAGGCTGCTATTGACCCTCAGAAATTGGGGTACTCCTTGGAAGGTGAGGTTCTTGAGAGTTGCCCTCCCTACGATTTCAAGGCATCTAACCCTCGGCAGCCGAGGCTAGATAGCTACAAGTTCTCGGATCACGCCTTGGCCCATCTTGAAGACGTCCGAGCCGACCCTTGGTCTTCCGACCGCCCTGGAGAAGCCGTTCCGAGACAGACTGTTCTGCCTGAGCTAGTAACTACTTCTGATCCG GGTCCCGAGGTGACAGTTACTGCTCCAGTTGTTTCGTCTGCCTCATCTCCTCCTTCTTTTACCCTTCCCGAG GAGTCGCGGAGGTTAAAGAAGCGAAAATCTTCGGAGGAAGAAACTTCTCAGGAAGGGAAGTCTGCTTTGAGGGAGGGGTCcccaaagaagaagaagaagaagaagtcttCCAAGGTAACTCCCTGCCCCGAGGTTCTTGAGTTTTTGAGCCAACGGCCTTTTTTGACTAGGGAAAAGGTTCAACAGGTTGTTGCCTCGGACCCAAGCCTCGCTGAAGCAGGAGAGCGGTACCTTGCTCGGCAAGAGAAGGAGATGGTTCTCCCCGAGAATCTGCGTCGCTTCATTCCCCTCCCTGGCCAATGGTTGAAGAGCGTCGTTGTGCTGGTGACTAATGATCCTGTGGATCAGCCTTTGGCCAAGGAGACTGATGTTCCTTCGCCGCTGAAGCCCTTGACTCCAACGGAAGTGTTCGTTGAGGAAATTACCCACGAGTTGGAGCAAGGCGAGGTGGACATCCCTATGGTTCCCACTGAGGGTACTGCTTCTGGGGAAGCTGCTGCTGCTGAGATGGGAGAGGATCCTCAGACTCCACCTAGGGTAGTGGTGGAGATTTCTGATTCTGAGGCTGCTGAGAACCCAACTTCTGTCGCCGAAGGTGCCGAGTAG